The following coding sequences lie in one Heyndrickxia oleronia genomic window:
- a CDS encoding ABC transporter ATP-binding protein, with the protein MLLTKDVSYEYSSSFLLEAIDIEIKKGEIVSLIGPNGSGKSTLLRIISRLIRPKCGEVILDGNSIQRMNSIDIAKKLAMLPQMHDHQLDLTVSELVEFGRYPHQRKYSKLTSEDKKIIEWAINVTRLSKNRNRMLQSLSGGERQRAWIAMAIAQRPNILLLDEPTTYLDISHQLEVMELIHSLNISLGMTVVMVLHDINQASRYSDRLIAIKDGSVYFDGRPQQVLCKEMFQTIFEIDAEIDSKEGKPFFTPIRSRKEGNR; encoded by the coding sequence TTGCTTCTTACTAAGGATGTTTCGTATGAATATTCTTCTTCTTTTCTGTTAGAGGCGATTGATATAGAAATTAAAAAAGGAGAGATTGTTAGTTTAATAGGACCAAATGGTTCAGGAAAATCAACACTTCTTCGAATAATTTCACGCCTCATACGTCCGAAATGCGGGGAGGTGATCCTCGATGGAAATAGTATACAAAGGATGAATAGTATTGATATCGCTAAAAAGCTTGCAATGCTGCCGCAAATGCATGATCATCAACTTGATTTGACTGTAAGTGAGCTAGTTGAGTTTGGGCGATATCCACATCAACGAAAATATAGCAAATTAACAAGTGAAGATAAAAAAATCATTGAATGGGCTATAAATGTAACTAGGCTTTCTAAAAATAGGAATCGTATGCTACAGTCCCTTTCTGGTGGTGAAAGACAAAGAGCATGGATTGCCATGGCAATTGCTCAACGACCAAACATTCTATTATTAGATGAACCGACAACTTATCTCGATATCTCTCATCAGCTTGAAGTGATGGAACTGATACATTCTCTTAATATTAGCCTAGGGATGACTGTGGTAATGGTCCTGCATGATATTAATCAGGCATCAAGATACAGTGATCGTTTAATCGCCATTAAAGATGGATCTGTGTATTTTGATGGTAGACCACAGCAGGTATTATGCAAAGAAATGTTTCAAACAATTTTTGAAATAGATGCTGAAATTGATAGTAAAGAAGGTAAGCCATTTTTTACCCCAATTCGCTCAAGAAAGGAAGGAAACAGATGA
- a CDS encoding ABC transporter substrate-binding protein, translating to MKKYTFILFSFVLLVALTACDNGTKEASGSENKSVEGIAIKVTDASGQNLSFDKVPDSIATLSSGDLDILLSLGANVTGRPTVSGEVAKELETIAEIGNPHQPNFEKIAEIHPSVLIAGMSFKQHAANIEKQGTKVIFTEANSIDDIQNSIRLYGTLLQKETEAEKVNQRISKRVEGMKEEVASPVKALLVYGAPGTYLAALPNSLSGDLLEKAGGENIAADFPKEDSYPQYASLSVEKMIERNPQVVMLITHGDPNAVKDAFEKEMKKNAAWKNLDAVKNGNVVVLPSNLFGTNPGTKVVEALEVMKESLSKVK from the coding sequence TTGAAGAAATATACATTCATTTTATTCAGTTTCGTTTTATTAGTGGCGCTTACTGCATGTGATAATGGGACAAAGGAGGCATCAGGTTCTGAAAATAAAAGTGTCGAAGGGATAGCAATCAAAGTGACGGATGCATCAGGACAAAATCTTTCATTTGACAAGGTTCCGGATTCAATTGCTACATTAAGCTCCGGCGATTTAGATATTTTATTATCATTAGGAGCCAATGTGACTGGACGCCCAACGGTAAGTGGTGAAGTTGCTAAAGAGTTGGAAACAATTGCTGAAATTGGAAATCCACATCAACCTAATTTTGAAAAAATTGCCGAAATTCACCCCTCGGTATTGATTGCTGGTATGAGTTTCAAGCAACATGCAGCAAATATTGAGAAACAAGGTACGAAAGTAATCTTCACGGAGGCAAACTCAATTGATGATATTCAAAATTCGATCCGATTATACGGAACGTTATTACAAAAGGAGACTGAAGCAGAAAAGGTAAATCAAAGAATTTCTAAACGTGTAGAAGGAATGAAAGAGGAAGTAGCCAGCCCAGTTAAGGCATTATTAGTATATGGTGCACCAGGTACATATTTAGCTGCGCTTCCCAATTCTTTATCCGGCGATTTACTAGAAAAAGCAGGTGGCGAAAACATTGCTGCAGATTTTCCAAAAGAAGATTCCTATCCACAATATGCTAGTTTAAGTGTCGAAAAGATGATTGAAAGAAATCCTCAAGTGGTTATGCTGATTACTCATGGTGATCCAAACGCAGTAAAAGATGCTTTTGAAAAGGAAATGAAGAAGAATGCAGCATGGAAAAATCTAGATGCAGTAAAAAATGGCAATGTTGTTGTTCTTCCATCAAATCTATTTGGCACAAATCCAGGCACAAAGGTAGTAGAAGCTCTTGAAGTTATGAAAGAAAGCTTAAGTAAGGTGAAGTAA
- a CDS encoding antibiotic biosynthesis monooxygenase — MKMMKAVNTIRLQKGKADEILIRFEKPKAVHTFEGFVFMEVLKKENSLDYDELKICTTWEDQSFFEKWLNSRESTKSHSQSKEKSSVESPIISSSLTTFEVVYQHQPGSL; from the coding sequence ATGAAAATGATGAAAGCCGTAAATACGATTAGATTACAAAAAGGAAAAGCAGATGAAATTCTCATTCGATTTGAAAAACCGAAGGCTGTCCATACATTTGAAGGATTTGTCTTTATGGAGGTGTTGAAGAAGGAGAATAGCTTAGATTACGATGAATTAAAAATCTGTACCACATGGGAAGATCAGAGTTTTTTTGAAAAATGGTTAAACAGTAGAGAATCGACAAAATCCCATAGTCAGTCAAAAGAAAAATCTTCAGTAGAAAGCCCTATAATAAGCTCTAGTTTGACTACATTTGAGGTAGTTTATCAACATCAACCAGGTTCACTCTAA
- a CDS encoding FecCD family ABC transporter permease, translated as MFVIVLFSFLLLISCIVCLMIGTVTFSLGEIWRGLFDSEDSLARRIVWDIRLPRIIIGMIVGMCLAASGAILQGVMKNPLADPGIIGVSSGAGLAATLIMILFPAYIYFLPLAAFLGALLTAMVVYGMSWKGGTSPVRIVLVGVAINAIIGACSSALMLIYSDRVQSVLSWLAGGIAGVGWVQFNMIIYYALAALIISIFSIRHIRILRLGDEVATLLGHHVEKSRFFLILLSTLLAGIAVSVAGLIGFVGLVIPHILRMIIGGDYRYLLPASALGGAILVVIADTVARSAFNPIELPVGLLLSFLGGPFFLYLIHRRRDSFASY; from the coding sequence ATGTTTGTGATAGTTTTATTCTCTTTTTTGTTGCTTATATCCTGTATAGTGTGTTTGATGATTGGGACAGTGACTTTTTCACTTGGAGAGATATGGAGAGGACTATTTGATTCTGAAGACTCCCTCGCTAGACGAATTGTTTGGGATATACGCTTGCCCCGTATTATTATTGGCATGATTGTTGGAATGTGTCTCGCTGCATCTGGGGCGATCTTACAAGGGGTCATGAAAAATCCTTTAGCTGATCCTGGGATTATCGGTGTATCTTCCGGTGCAGGTCTCGCAGCAACTTTAATTATGATTTTATTTCCAGCATACATTTACTTTTTACCACTTGCTGCATTTTTAGGTGCGCTTTTGACTGCCATGGTAGTTTACGGGATGTCATGGAAAGGAGGGACATCGCCTGTCAGAATTGTATTAGTTGGGGTTGCGATCAATGCCATAATCGGAGCATGCTCTAGTGCATTAATGCTGATATATAGTGATCGTGTTCAGTCTGTACTATCTTGGCTTGCTGGAGGGATTGCCGGTGTTGGCTGGGTTCAGTTTAACATGATAATCTATTACGCATTAGCGGCATTAATTATTTCTATCTTTTCCATTAGACATATTCGAATCTTACGGCTTGGGGATGAAGTGGCGACATTGCTCGGACATCATGTAGAGAAAAGTAGATTCTTCCTCATTCTTCTTAGTACGCTTCTTGCAGGCATTGCTGTAAGTGTTGCTGGGTTAATAGGTTTTGTTGGCCTTGTTATTCCACATATTTTGCGAATGATTATTGGTGGTGATTATCGTTATTTATTACCCGCTTCAGCTCTTGGAGGAGCCATACTAGTTGTCATTGCTGATACAGTTGCCCGTAGTGCATTTAATCCGATTGAGTTACCTGTTGGACTATTATTATCATTCTTAGGTGGACCGTTTTTCTTATATTTGATTCATAGACGGAGGGATTCTTTTGCTTCTTACTAA
- a CDS encoding ankyrin repeat domain-containing protein gives MKKEPLNIEIIREFIVAAHGNFEEVKRLVSKEPDLIHSVINWGGDDWESGLGAAAHTGNKEIAVWLLENGARMDIFAAAMLGHLNIVKEILNVYPDVIHSKGPHGIPLIRHAQIGGECALPVYEYLKSIVPEVSNK, from the coding sequence ATGAAAAAAGAGCCTTTGAATATTGAAATAATAAGGGAATTCATTGTAGCTGCACATGGAAATTTTGAAGAGGTAAAAAGACTTGTTTCAAAAGAACCTGATCTTATTCATTCTGTGATTAATTGGGGAGGTGATGATTGGGAAAGTGGACTGGGGGCAGCAGCCCATACAGGAAATAAGGAAATCGCCGTGTGGTTATTAGAAAACGGAGCGAGAATGGACATTTTTGCTGCTGCAATGCTTGGTCACTTGAACATAGTGAAAGAAATTCTCAATGTTTATCCAGATGTGATTCATTCAAAAGGACCACATGGAATCCCTCTTATTCGTCATGCCCAAATAGGAGGGGAATGTGCTTTACCAGTATATGAATATTTAAAATCCATTGTTCCAGAGGTGTCAAATAAATGA